A genomic stretch from Dama dama isolate Ldn47 chromosome 10, ASM3311817v1, whole genome shotgun sequence includes:
- the TUFM gene encoding elongation factor Tu, mitochondrial: QGHRNWRLEAPRLALSALTSAGSAVHPQLPFRYCTRRRPCPVHLSTGASTTTMAAATLLRATPLFSGLGAGPAPLLQGLLRPLKAPALPILCRGLAVEAKKAYVRDKPHVNVGTIGHVDHGKTTLTAAITKILAEGGGAKFKKYEEIDNAPEERARGITINAAHVEYSTAARHYAHTDCPGHADYVKNMITGTAPLDGCILVVAANDGPMPQTREHLLLARQIGVEHVVVYVNKADAVQDSEMVELVELEIRELLTEFGYKGEETPIIVGSALCALEQRDPELGLKSVQKLLDAVDTYIPVPTRDLEKPFLLPVESVYSIPGRGTVVTGTLERGILKKGDECEFLGHSKNIRTVVTGIEMFHKSLDRAEAGDNLGALVRGLKREDLRRGLVMAKPGSIQPHQKVEAQVYILSKEEGGRHKPFVSHFMPVMFSLTWDMACRIILPPGKELAMPGEDLKLTLILRQPMILEKGQRFTLRDGNRTIGTGLVTDTPAMTEEDKNIKWS, from the exons CAGGGCCATAGAAATTGGAGGCTAGAGGCGCCCCGACTTGCCCTCTCGGCCCTAACTTCCGCCGGAAGCGCCGTCCATCCGCAATTGCCCTTTCGCTACTGCACGCGCCGGCGCCCGTGCCCGGTGCACCTCTCTACGGGCGCCAGTACGACCACAATGGCGGCCGCTACCCTGCTGCGCGCGACGCCCCTTTTCAGCg GTCTCGGCGCCGGCCCGGCACCACTATTGCAAGGTCTTTTGCGGCCGCTGAAGGCCCCGGCGCTGCCCATCTTGTGCCGCGGCCTGGCTGTGGAGGCCAAGAAGGCCTATGTGCGTGACAAGCCCCATGTGAACGTGGGCACCATCGGCCATGTAGACCATGGCAAGACCACCCTGACCGCGGCCATCACGAAAA TTTTAGCAGAGGGAGGTGGGGCCAAGTTTAAGAAGTACGAAGAGATTGACAACGCCCCAGAGGAGCGAGCCCGAGGTATCACAATCAACGCAGCTCATGTGGAGTACAGCACAGCCGCCCGCCACTATGCCCACACGGACTGCCCCGGTCATGCAGATTACGTGAAG AATATGATCACAGGCACTGCCCCCCTCGACGGCTGCATCCTGGTGGTGGCAGCCAATGATGGCCCCATGCCCCAGACCCGAGAACACTTACTGCTAGCCAGACAG ATTGGCGTCGAGCATGTGGTGGTGTATGTGAACAAGGCGGACGCCGTGCAGGACTCTGAGATGGTGGAGCTGGTGGAGCTGGAGATCAGGGAACTGCTGACTGAGTTTGGCTACAAAGGGGAGGAGACTCCGATCATCGTTGGCTCTGCTCTCTGTGCCCTTGAG CAACGTGACCCCGAGCTAGGCCTGAAGTCCGTGCAGAAGCTGCTGGATGCTGTGGACACGTACATCCCTGTACCCACCCGGGACCTGGAGAAGCCTTTCCTCCTGCCCGTGGAGTCGGTGTACTCGATCCCCG GCCGGGGCACAGTGGTGACAGGCACGCTCGAACGTGGTATTTTGAAGAAGGGAGATGAGTGTGAATTCCTGGGACATAGCAAGAATATTCGCACTGTGGTGACAG GCATTGAGATGTTCCACAAGAGCCTGGATAGGGCAGAGGCGGGTGACAACCTTGGGGCCCTGGTCCGAGGCTTGAAGCGGGAGGACCTGAGACGTGGCCTGGTCATGGCCAAGCCAGGTTCAATCCAGCCTCACCAGAAGGTGGAGGCACAG GTGTACATACTCAGCAAGGAAGAGGGTGGCCGCCACAAGCCTTTTGTATCCCACTTCATGCCTGTCATGTTCTCCCTGACTTGGGACATGGCCTGTCGGATTATCTTGCCTCCAGGGAAG GAGCTTGCCATGCCCGGGGAGGACCTGAAGCTCACTCTCATCTTGCGGCAGCCAATGATCTTAGAGAAAGGCCAGCGTTTCACCCTGCGGGATGGCAACCGGACCATCGGCACCGGCCTCGTCACTGACACGCCAGCCATGACCGAGGAGGACAAGAACATCAAGTGGAGTTGA